The sequence ACCCCGTTCGCGATCATCCTCGCCGCGGCGCAGCTCGTGCTCACCCGAGCCGGCGCCGGGCCGGACGTGGCGGTGGGTGTGGTGACCGCGAATCGGATGACCACCCGCGATCAGGCGCTGCTCGGCTATACCGCAAACCTCTGCATGATCCGGGGCCGTCTCGCCGAGACGGACAGCGTCGCCGCGGTGGTGAGCGCCGCCCGAGACGGCATGTGGCAGATGTTGACGCATCAAGCGGTGCCCTACCCCGTGGTGTTTGGGGCGTTGCCCGAGCAGACCCGGGTCGCCCTCGGCGACCCCGCGCCGCTGCTTTTGAGCTATCTCGGTCCGATCGGCACCGATTTGCGGCTCGGCCCAATCTCGGCGACGCTGCTACCTAGCCCGAACCGGGCCGCCCGGGCCGACGTGGCTATGTCCGTCTGGGAATCTGACGGTGGCTACCTCGCCGAGGTCGAATACCACACTGGACGCTATCGGGAGAGTAGCGTCCTGACGCTGCTGCACGACCTGGATCAAGTACTGGCCGACGGCGGCGCCGAGCCGCAGCGTGCGGTCGGCTCGTTCGATGTCGCCTCCCGCGCCCGCACCCATCGCGCGGCCCAGGCCGCCGCCAACAGCAGCCCGGTGGTCGGCCCGCTGCCCGACTCGGCGAACTGGCGCCATATCTTCGCCGCCTGGACCGACGTGCTCGGCGCCCCGCCGGCGGGAACGGACGTCAACTTCTTCGCCGTCGGCGGCAACTCGCTCAGCGCCCTGCGCCTCGTGGACATGCTGACCGCCGACGGACGACCGGCGGTGGATATCGTGCGGTGGCTCGGCGATCCGACGCCCCAACGGATGGCCGACCTCTTGGGCAATGGGTCTGAGCCAGCCTCGGCGGAGTCAACGCTGGTGCTGTTACGGGACGGCTCGGGCCCGCATCTGCACCTCGTGCATGGCGCTGGGGGCAGTCCGCAGGACTACCAGCACCTGCTGGCTGAGCTGCCGCAGCACTGGCGGGTGACAGCCTCCCGTGACAGTGGGCAACTACCGACGGTGCCGGCGCTGGCCCACCGCTACCAGGCCGACCTGGACACCGCCGGCCTGGTCCCGGACCTGCTCGGCGGGTGGTCGTTCGGCGGTCAGGTTGCCTACCAGATGGTCGCCGACCAGACCGAGCGGCGACCGGCGCTGGTGCTGCTGGACTCCGCCCCACCAGTCGGGTACGAGCTGTCGGCCGACAACGTTCGACAACGCTTCGACACCTTCACAGAAAACGTCTACCGGGCCTTCAACCTGGAGTCAGACGCCCCGAGGTCTCGGGTGACAGGTGGCGCGGGACCGGCTGGCTTCCACGAGCGGCTGGCCGTTGGAGCGCTCGCGGCCTGCCTGGCGGCCATCCAACAACCCGTGCCGGCGGCACTGCTGGCGCACCAGTGGAACAGCTACGAACGTCACCTGCGGGCAAGCGCCGAGTACGTCCATGACGGCCCGGTCGACGCTCCCGCGCTGGTGATTGGCGCGGACCTGCTCGACGCGCAGCTCGCCCAGTGGGCCGCCCGTGTCGGAGCCCTGCGGTCCCATCGGATTGACGCCGACCACTTCGGAGTACTGACTTCGGCTGCCGCGGCGCAGGTAGCGGCGGCCGTCATCCTTTTTGCGCGCGGTGTAACGGCGAGAAGTTAACCAAGGAGGATCCGTGTTCGACTTGAATGTCCTTCACCAGCAGTTGCGAGAGCATGTGAAGCGGAACATGGCGCCGGACGACATCAAAGCAGCCCACCGAGAATTCTCGTACCTGGGACATGCGAAGGTCTCTTTCGTTGCTCCCGACAGCGTCAAAAAGGCAGTCGCCGACGAGGTCAACGTACTGATCGACCAAGCAGGCACGCGACGGGACCTTCGTTTCGCCGAGACCGACTACACGCCGCGTCGGATGCGTAACGTGACGCGAGCCGAAATCGCCAGCCTAGGCACCGTCATCAGCAGCATCTATACAGCGGAGCCGATCCTGCGGATGCTGTCGGAGGTGGCCGGCGAGCCGGTGCATCCGTGCCCGTATGAGCCCGAGCAGTTCGTCATCACCTGCCTGGAAAAGGACGGTGACACCCACGGCTGGCACTGGGACGACTTCGCCTTCGCCCTGGTCTGGGTAATCGAGTGCCCGCCGGTGGAGCATGGCGGCTTCGTCCAGTGCGTGCCTGGCACCATCTGGAACAAGCAGCGCCCAGGGATCAACCGCGCATTGGTCCGCCGCCCGATCTACTCGATGGAGCTATTCCCCGGCGACCTGTACCTCATGCGGACGAACACCACGCTGCACCGCGTCACCCCAGTCCGCCAGGGCCGACGCAAGATCACCAACATGGGGTACGCCTCCACGGCCGACCTGACCCGCAATCTCACCCACGAAACGATGGACCAGCTGTGGGCCACTGCGCCCACCACGGAGGTGTGACCCCATGTCGTCTCGCAACACCATCGCCCCTCAGCACATTGTGCTTGCCTTCTCCGGCGGGCTCGACACCTCGGTGGCCCTGGTCTGGCTAAAGGAGCGCTACCACTGCCGGCTGACCGCTTTCATCGCCAATCTAGGTCAGGGCGCGGAGCTGGACACCGCCGCTCGCAAGGCTGAAAAGCTCGGTGCCGACGAGGTGCGGGTGGCAGACCTACGCGGAGAGTTTGCCCGAGACTATGCCTTCCCGATGTACCGGGCCAACGCCCTCTACGAGGGGCAGTACCTGATGGGCTCCTCCATCGGCCGGCCATTGATCGCCGCAGCCCAGCTGCGCGTAGTCGAGGAGGTCGGCGCGGACGCCGTGGCGCACGGAGCTACGGGCAAGGGCAACGATCAGATCCGCTTCGAGATGACCCTAGCCGCGCTGCGCCCCGACATCATGGTGATCAGCCCGTGGCGGGAGTGGGATCTGTCCTCCCGCAGTGATCTGCTCGCCTACGCCAGGCGGCACGGCATCGAGCTAGACCTAAGCAGCGGCGACCGACCGTACTCTATCGACAGCAACTTGCTACACACCTCCTACGAGGGTGAAGAGCTCGAGGATCCGGAGCAACCGGCGCCGGAAGGCCTGCTGTTCCGGGTGCGCGACCTCGCAGACACCCAGGACGAACCCGAGACCGTCGAAATCCACTTTCAAAGCGGCAACCCAGTCGGCGTCAACGGTAAGCCCCTGTCGGCCAGCGCTGTACTGGAAACACTCGACCAAATCGGTCGCCGGCACGGAATCGGGCGCCTCGACATCGTAGAGAACCGAATTTTCGGCATGAAGACCCGTAACATCTACGAGGCTCCGTCGGGCAGCCTGCTGTGGCACGCCCATCGCGCGGTGGAGTCCCTGGTACTCGACCCGGAGGTAGCTCAGCTCAAGGAGGAGCTCATGCCGAAGTACAGCGCCCTGGTCTACCGGGGCCTGTGGTTCGCCCCCGAGCGGATGATGTTGCAAACGGCCATCGACTTTAGCCAGCAGAATGTCACCGGTGACGCGATCCTGCGGCTGCACCGGGGCACTGTCCAGGTGATCGGCCGCCGCTCCCCACACAGCCGCTACGACACTGCGTTCGCTACCTTTGAGGCGGAGGACGTGTTCGACCAGCGCGATTCCTCTGGCTGGCTGCGAGTCAACACTGTTCGCTTCCGCGCCGGACTGACAAATGGGACGGCGACGCCGTGAGGATCGTCTTTTTCGGCTACGGCGAGCTAGGCGCCATCGTGCTGCGAGGCATCGCGCCGCACCACGAAGTGCTGCTTGTATTAACCCACCCGGTTGAATTCAGTAAACTCGGCGAGCCGGACGTTGAGCTAGCTGCAGCCGAACTGGGACTGCCAGTGCGCTACTCGGCTACCGCCCGCGAACCCGACCTGCACGAGCATCTGCGCGACCTCGCGCCGGAGGTCATCGTCTCCACTAACTGGCGGACCAGGGTTCCCTCGGAGGTGCTGCGGATCCCCGAACGCGGCGCGGTCAACACGCACGATGCGCTGCTGCCCGCCTATGCGGGGTTTGGCGCGGTCAATTGGGCGATCCGCAACGGCGAGGAGGAGACCGGCCTCACCGTGCACTACATGGCCGAGGACCTGGACACCGGGCCAGTCATCACTCAGGCTCGTGTGAAGATCGGGGTGCATGACACCGCCGGACAGATTCTGGAGCGGCTACTCGCGGAATACGTGCCAGTCACACTGGAGGCGTTGAACCGGGTCAACGCGGGGTACCAGGGCAAGCCGCAACCGCCCGAGGGGGCGTCGTTCTACCACCGGATCGGGGTCGAGGACACCCGAATTGACTGGCGGGACAGCGCCACCACGATCTGCAACCTGGTACGCGGCCAGTCGGATCCGTTCGTCAACGCGTGGACGACGTACCGCGGGCTCCCGCTCTGGATCAAAACTGCTGCCCGGCCGACCCGGGCGCACGGTGGCACGCCTGGCCGGATAGTCAAGGCCGACTATGGTGGTGTGGTCGTCGCCAGCGGCGGCCCGCGTGACGGTGACGACCGCGGGGTGGTGCTGCTTCAGGTCCGTACCGAGACCGGCCCACCAGTGCGCGCCCTCGACTACTTTGCCGCCTTCGGCGAGTACCTTCACTGAGACGGTGACCGGGGCGTCGGTCATCACGCTCAGACGACGACGGGAGAGGTTGGATGATCGGTCGGCTGCATTCGATCGTGCTGGACTGTCCGGACGCCGAAAAGCTCGCAGAGTTCTACGTCGGGTTGACCGGCCTGGAATGGGCCGACAGCGACGGGTACTGGGTGACGTTGAAGGGCACGGACGGACATCCTCGCCTGTGCTTTCAAAGTGTCGCCAACTACCAGCCGCCACAGTGGCCGGACCCGGCCCTTCCACAGCAGGCCCACCTCGATGTGGAGGTGGACGATATCCAGGAGGCTGAGCAGGCTGTGCTCCGGTTAGGCGCTACCTTGCTTCGCGGCGGCGGGGGCCGCAGCCACGGCTTTCGGGTTTACGCAGACCCCGTCGGACACCCGTTCTGCCTGGTATGGGGGCAGGACTGAAGACATGACCAATCAGGACCAGGCAGCGGGATTCCGGCTCGCGGCGGGAACATTCGCCACTGGCGTCGGCATCGTCAGCAGTGTGTACGACGACATTCCGCTGGCTATAACGGTCAACTCGTTCACCACCGTCTCGTTGCAACCTCCCATGGTCCTGATCTGTCTCAAACACCGGAGTCGGCTGCTCGCCCAGATCCGCAACTCTGGCATCCTCGCGGTCACCGTACTGGCGGCGGACCAACGGGACATCGCCCGCTGGTTTGCCGATGCCCGGCGACCCTCCAGCGCTGCTGCGTTCGCCGGTGTCCGAGTACATCGGGCACCGGCAACGGGATGCCTCGTGTTCAGCGAAGGGCTGGCCTACTTTGACTGCCAGGTACGCGAGCTGTCTGAGCAGGGTGACCACGCGGTGGTCATAAGTGAGACCATGTCCTACGGCCCATTGCATCCCGCCAAGGCACCGCTGCTGTACCTGCACGGGACGTACCGATGGATCACCTCGACACCGTCAGCGGCTTCCGCCGCATAGGACAGTCACCACAAGGACTAGCGGCGGTTGGCTGATCTTCGTGCAGGTTAATTCTGCTGTGGACGGTCGGTTGATCGAACAGTGGGTGCCAAGGAGTTGGGGAACCTGGCCAGCCCGTAAGTCGCTTCAGCTCAGCAAGCACCCCCACTACGGCCTCGTACGAGGGCAACTCCGACGGGGACGACACACCATGATCCTGCTAGCTAGTCCGACTACAGCGGACAGCAGTTCCGGATCAGCTACTCACCCCAGGCTGAGGACGTACTGCGGGGGAGCGAGGTCACCCTGATTGCGTCCAGTGGATCCAGAGCGGCAGCAGCAGTAGTGCCGCCATCGAGCTCTTCACCACCAGTGCGGCCGACATCTCGACGTCAACGCGGTAGCGCTGCGCGACGATGAACAGGTTCTGTGGTGCTGGCATCGCCGCGATGAGGACGAGATAGGTCAGCCAGGGGCCGTGGATACCGAACACGTGCTCGGCGGCCAGCCAGACTGCGAATGGGAACAGCAGGCACTTGACCGCGATCAGCCAGATCTCCTCGCCGGTGGTGTGGCGGACGCTGATCCCGCTGCCGCCCAGGTATAGGCCCAGGGCGAAGAGTGCGATCGGCGCGGCGGCGGCACCGACGAAGTCGAATCCGTCGAGCAGCGGCTCCGGCATCCGGAACGCCAACAGGTTGAGCAGGAGACCGGCGTTGCACGCCACGACGACCGGCGTGTTCAGGGAACCCCACACCGCCCGTCCCACTCGACCGCGCAGGCTCCGAGTTCGAGGCGGCGGTGCAGGCCCACCGGCCGGCTGCGTGGGTCGCGGCCCACCGGCCCCAGCCGCAGCGGGTACGGCCTGGCCAGCCGGTACGGCCTTCACCGGCACTCCATTCAGCTCCATGATGGCCAAGACGACCAGCGTGAGAACGCATACCTGGAACAGGAGGACCGGAAAGACCGGCGCGGCGTCGCCGAAAAGCATGATGAACACGGGTACCGCGAAATACGCGGTGTTGACCTGGACCGCCGCCATGATGCGCAACGCGAGTTGTCGCGGCTCGCGGGTGGTGGTCAGCCAGGCCAGCACCCCGACCACGACCATGGCGACCCCCGCCGTGACGGCATAGCCGCCGAGGGCGGGCCAAGCGAACAGGGCGCCCAGGTCGCTGCGGTAGATGTTGGCGAACAGGTAGCACGGGACGGCGAAGAGGAAGGCGAAGTCCGCGAATGCCTTCGAGCCCGCCGCGCTGACGACGCTCCGCCGGGCGAAAAACACACCGCCGCCGAGAGCCAACGCCACCGGGACGAGCTTTTCGAAGACGGCGAGCGCTTCCAATGGTCCGGGCCTCCAGCGGATCTGGCCGGCCCAGATCCGGTTGGCAAGGGCGTCCGGTGGTTCCGGCGGAGGCTCCGTTGCGATCGAAGGTGACCAGGGTCGGCGCCAAGCGATGAGCGGAGCAGAATATACGCTGCGAGGGTGCCCGACCGATGACGGGTGGCTCAGCGCGCGAGCTCCGCCGCCTGCGTGACGACGTGGTCGATGAGGCCGTACTCGCGGGCCTGTTCCGGGGTGAACCAGCGATCCCGGTCCCAGTCCTGCTGGATCTCTACCAGCGTCCGGCCGCTGTGTTGGGCGATCAGCCCCTGCATCGTCTTCTTCACGTGTAGGAGGTTCTCCGCTTGAACCCGGATGTCGGCAGCGGTGCCCCCCATCCCGCCGGAAGGCTGGTGCATGAGGATCCACGAGTGTGGCAGCGCGTACCGTTTGCCCGCCGTCCCGGCGCAGAGGAGGAACTGCCCCATCGAGCCGGCCATGCCCAACGCCAGCGTCGCCACGTCGTTGCGAACAAACTGCATCGTGTCGTAGACAGCCATTCCCGCGCTCACCGAACCGCCGGGCGAGTTGATGTAGAGCTTGATGTCCCGGTCCGGGTCCTCGGCAGCCAACAGCAGGATCTGGGCACAGACCCGGTTGGCCGACTCGTCGGTCACCTCCGTGCCGAGGAAGACGATCCGTTCCTTCAGCAGCCGTTCAAAGATCTGGTCGCCGAAGCCCTGCTGTCCACCGTCCAGCATCTTGATCATTAGTTGCTACCTCCAACGAGTCGGCGAGCGGGGGACGCCCGGGGCCGGTCCGTCCAGCGTGCGCGTGTCGGCGCGTGCGGAGGTAGCCGATCTGCCAGCGGCAGATCGGCCCAGAGCAGATCGGTCAGGGTGGATGGGGTGAAGGGCGACCCGTTCCAGGGAGGATGGATCCAGAGCGGTCCGGTCGGGCTACCGCGTGGCCCGCTGCCGGCGTGCCCGGATGAGTCGCCGGGCCCGCCACGAGCTTCGTGCGGTGGGACCGACAGCCGGCACTGTGGCGATCAACCGGACCTGTAGGCCGGCCCCTCCCACCGGGCCACCGGTCAGCGCGGGCCCGATGGGCGCCAGCCCCGCGCCGCCGATGGGCGCCAGCCCCGTGCCACCAACGGGCAGCCCAGGTGCGCCCAGTCGAAGGTGCACCCGGCTGGCACCGCAGGAGGTGGGACCGTCGCCGCGTAGCCCGGCCCGTACCGAGTACTGCGGGGTGGGCTCGACGGGGGAGCCCGGCGTACGGCCAACCTCGCCGATGGTGAACCCCATCGGCTCGGGCCGCTCCAGGCGACGCAGATCGTCACGGGCCTCCCCGAGAAGGTCGGAGAGGCGGATCCCGAGCGCCCGGCAGATCGCCGCGAGTACCTCGGACGAGGCCTCCTTACGCCCCCGTTCCACCTCGGATAGGTACGGCATGGATACCCCG comes from Salinispora tropica CNB-440 and encodes:
- a CDS encoding AEC family transporter is translated as MEALAVFEKLVPVALALGGGVFFARRSVVSAAGSKAFADFAFLFAVPCYLFANIYRSDLGALFAWPALGGYAVTAGVAMVVVGVLAWLTTTREPRQLALRIMAAVQVNTAYFAVPVFIMLFGDAAPVFPVLLFQVCVLTLVVLAIMELNGVPVKAVPAGQAVPAAAGAGGPRPTQPAGGPAPPPRTRSLRGRVGRAVWGSLNTPVVVACNAGLLLNLLAFRMPEPLLDGFDFVGAAAAPIALFALGLYLGGSGISVRHTTGEEIWLIAVKCLLFPFAVWLAAEHVFGIHGPWLTYLVLIAAMPAPQNLFIVAQRYRVDVEMSAALVVKSSMAALLLLPLWIHWTQSG
- a CDS encoding VOC family protein; the protein is MIGRLHSIVLDCPDAEKLAEFYVGLTGLEWADSDGYWVTLKGTDGHPRLCFQSVANYQPPQWPDPALPQQAHLDVEVDDIQEAEQAVLRLGATLLRGGGGRSHGFRVYADPVGHPFCLVWGQD
- a CDS encoding argininosuccinate synthase, which produces MLAFSGGLDTSVALVWLKERYHCRLTAFIANLGQGAELDTAARKAEKLGADEVRVADLRGEFARDYAFPMYRANALYEGQYLMGSSIGRPLIAAAQLRVVEEVGADAVAHGATGKGNDQIRFEMTLAALRPDIMVISPWREWDLSSRSDLLAYARRHGIELDLSSGDRPYSIDSNLLHTSYEGEELEDPEQPAPEGLLFRVRDLADTQDEPETVEIHFQSGNPVGVNGKPLSASAVLETLDQIGRRHGIGRLDIVENRIFGMKTRNIYEAPSGSLLWHAHRAVESLVLDPEVAQLKEELMPKYSALVYRGLWFAPERMMLQTAIDFSQQNVTGDAILRLHRGTVQVIGRRSPHSRYDTAFATFEAEDVFDQRDSSGWLRVNTVRFRAGLTNGTATP
- a CDS encoding condensation domain-containing protein translates to MVKQSADTALEPVPATAMQEALWWVHQRAHDRSVYHLTWRLGVNEPIDGEALAVAWQALVDRHEALRTSVVRQAGTVTLVVEPRIVVSPHRLHVDDLEDAGSTTLLRLIAEEVHATPLEPEQAPLARITLVRVRDRHEVLLTVHHMVLDGWAVQLLVAELSEAYAAVRQGRAVSFQTDPVPFSTYAQEQAVAHADGRWDKSIAYWCDALTGAASATLEPDLPGAVASGAPGAILRYGFSAEAGAGIAALAKATFATPFAIILAAAQLVLTRAGAGPDVAVGVVTANRMTTRDQALLGYTANLCMIRGRLAETDSVAAVVSAARDGMWQMLTHQAVPYPVVFGALPEQTRVALGDPAPLLLSYLGPIGTDLRLGPISATLLPSPNRAARADVAMSVWESDGGYLAEVEYHTGRYRESSVLTLLHDLDQVLADGGAEPQRAVGSFDVASRARTHRAAQAAANSSPVVGPLPDSANWRHIFAAWTDVLGAPPAGTDVNFFAVGGNSLSALRLVDMLTADGRPAVDIVRWLGDPTPQRMADLLGNGSEPASAESTLVLLRDGSGPHLHLVHGAGGSPQDYQHLLAELPQHWRVTASRDSGQLPTVPALAHRYQADLDTAGLVPDLLGGWSFGGQVAYQMVADQTERRPALVLLDSAPPVGYELSADNVRQRFDTFTENVYRAFNLESDAPRSRVTGGAGPAGFHERLAVGALAACLAAIQQPVPAALLAHQWNSYERHLRASAEYVHDGPVDAPALVIGADLLDAQLAQWAARVGALRSHRIDADHFGVLTSAAAAQVAAAVILFARGVTARS
- a CDS encoding flavin reductase family protein: MTNQDQAAGFRLAAGTFATGVGIVSSVYDDIPLAITVNSFTTVSLQPPMVLICLKHRSRLLAQIRNSGILAVTVLAADQRDIARWFADARRPSSAAAFAGVRVHRAPATGCLVFSEGLAYFDCQVRELSEQGDHAVVISETMSYGPLHPAKAPLLYLHGTYRWITSTPSAASAA
- a CDS encoding helix-turn-helix domain-containing protein, giving the protein MSLLRRVIGGVLRRLRVRQGRTLREVAAAAGVSMPYLSEVERGRKEASSEVLAAICRALGIRLSDLLGEARDDLRRLERPEPMGFTIGEVGRTPGSPVEPTPQYSVRAGLRGDGPTSCGASRVHLRLGAPGLPVGGTGLAPIGGAGLAPIGPALTGGPVGGAGLQVRLIATVPAVGPTARSSWRARRLIRARRQRATR
- a CDS encoding ClpP family protease, whose product is MIKMLDGGQQGFGDQIFERLLKERIVFLGTEVTDESANRVCAQILLLAAEDPDRDIKLYINSPGGSVSAGMAVYDTMQFVRNDVATLALGMAGSMGQFLLCAGTAGKRYALPHSWILMHQPSGGMGGTAADIRVQAENLLHVKKTMQGLIAQHSGRTLVEIQQDWDRDRWFTPEQAREYGLIDHVVTQAAELAR
- a CDS encoding HalD/BesD family halogenase: MFDLNVLHQQLREHVKRNMAPDDIKAAHREFSYLGHAKVSFVAPDSVKKAVADEVNVLIDQAGTRRDLRFAETDYTPRRMRNVTRAEIASLGTVISSIYTAEPILRMLSEVAGEPVHPCPYEPEQFVITCLEKDGDTHGWHWDDFAFALVWVIECPPVEHGGFVQCVPGTIWNKQRPGINRALVRRPIYSMELFPGDLYLMRTNTTLHRVTPVRQGRRKITNMGYASTADLTRNLTHETMDQLWATAPTTEV
- a CDS encoding methionyl-tRNA formyltransferase, whose amino-acid sequence is MRIVFFGYGELGAIVLRGIAPHHEVLLVLTHPVEFSKLGEPDVELAAAELGLPVRYSATAREPDLHEHLRDLAPEVIVSTNWRTRVPSEVLRIPERGAVNTHDALLPAYAGFGAVNWAIRNGEEETGLTVHYMAEDLDTGPVITQARVKIGVHDTAGQILERLLAEYVPVTLEALNRVNAGYQGKPQPPEGASFYHRIGVEDTRIDWRDSATTICNLVRGQSDPFVNAWTTYRGLPLWIKTAARPTRAHGGTPGRIVKADYGGVVVASGGPRDGDDRGVVLLQVRTETGPPVRALDYFAAFGEYLH